DNA sequence from the Methanolobus psychrophilus R15 genome:
TAGTAGGGTGAAAAGCAGAAGTGTAAATTTTTCGGTTTCTTATTACAAACCAATTGGTAGGTTCAAGGGGATGTGTTGGATGAAAATAAGAGTTGAAGATTTTGTTATCTCTTATTTCAAACCAAGGTGTGGGTTCAAGGGGGTTCGTCGGGTGAAAAGTAGAGTTATAAATTTTCATAATAGAAGTTAATGTCATCACCCCATATAACTTTTCACGTTATAGAGATATGATTAAAAGCAGTTCATTTTATCATGTAATAAAGTCGTACACTTCATTTTTTATAACAACATGTTGCTTCAACCTTTATGTAAAGATAATTAATCAAACTGAGAACATCCAATGCATCTTCTCGTGACATCTTCCAATAAAGCTCAGGTTCATGACCATGTGGATTTCTTATCGCTTTCATCAGACCAGTGCAAAGATGCATCAATCCTTCCTGCTCATTGCGTTCAGTTTCACTCTCTTGTTTATTGAGCTTCAGACACCCATTGACTGCAAGAGCTGCACCCATTAATGCAACACCATGCTTATCCATCTCTGCTTTCGCACCCACATATTTATCAAAGGATTTACAACACTCAAATACCGCATGGAAGTATAGGCCATCACTGAACAAACCGGATGCATGTTTTTTAATTTCCGGATGGTAATTGCGAGAATTGAATAGTGAAGCATCCTCTGTGACTTTGGATTTAAGAGTGGGTTTGATTTGAGAGCTGCCAGTGATGATTGATTTATTCGTATTTCCAGTTCATTACACAAAGTCATGAGCTGGTCAACCTTGGCGACGATGCGTTTTTGTTCTTCAAGGGGCGGGAGCGGTAAAAGAATGGTTGATATTTGAGGTTGGTTATTGAAGCTTGAACATATGTTTGTTTTGCATCTCCTTCGAAAACTTTGCGTACGTGAGATGTTTACTTAATACAGTGCCTATTGTATCAACAGAAATTTGAGATAGTACGTTGCACATTTACGATTTATTCAGATATTGTATATATTATAAAAATTCGATTTAATTCAATATAAATAGCAATAACATTATAATCGATGATTAAATTTTTGAAGAAACAACTACTTGTATGGAGTGTTTAATTGAAGCAACTACTACTTGATGTGATGTTTGCCTCTGATAAGAGAAAAGAGGTTTTATTGCTGTTAAATGAGTGCCCTCAGGAGATGGAATATCTCGTAAAATGTCTTGGTACTAATAGACAGGCATTACTTCCTCAGGTAAAAATACTTGAGGGACATTATCTTATTTCCCATCAAAAAGATGTCTACGAGCTGACATCTATCGGAAAACTTCTAGTTGATGAATTCATCCCTTTGCTAGGTACAATTGAATTTTTTAATGTTGATATTGAATACCTGGGAACTCAAAAACTCAAGTTCATACCTCCTCACCTTTTGAAAAGGGTAAAGGAAATTGGAAGCAGTGAGGTTATAACTCCTGAGCTAGCAGAAATGTATGACCTTAATGAAAAGTTCCATGAAACCTCAAAAAATTCCAAGTCAGTATATATAGTGTCTTCATTCATATACCCAAATTTCTCTGAATTATCTCTTGATCTTATACGTAGCAATGTAGAAGTGCACTTTATCATTTCTCATGGATTGTTGGACAAACTGAAGGGACATAAATATGTTAATGTTAATAAACTTCTAGAGAGCAATCTGATTCATATTTATGTATATTCAAAAGAGTTAGATTTCCTTTTTATGGGCTACAATGATTATTACCTGATAGTAAACCCTCTGTCACAGGATGGGACAACTGACCGTAAATATATTATGTCCAGTAAAAAAGAGGCTCTTATATGGGGACACGATTTCTTTGAATATTATCTGAAAGACTCAACGCCAATCACAGAACTTTAATCAAAACATTGTTGCTCTAAAAAATTATTGGTTTACGGGCTCTGTAGAAACCTATGAAATTACTATCTATAACTAAAATTTGGAAAAAACAATCACTATTCTGGACAAAGTATAGAAGTTTTACTGACTTGTATAATCGCTTGAATTTAGAGGAATTCTACAGAGCTTTGGTGATTTCACCAAGGATTTCCGGTTTGGAAGTCAACGCGAGGAGCTCCAACTCGTCTTTCGGATTAAAACCATAAGAGTGGAAGTTCAGAATCTTACCGTTGGCGACCAGGCGAGCCTTGTTGTTCCATGGGTAGGCGGCAGTAAACTCGAGGGTGTCCTGCTTGATCTTTTTCGTTGGGTCATCCATTGAAGGGATGAAAGAAAGCAGATTGTACATGCAGACGTGATTCGCCTCGAACATGCGCTCACCACGACGTAACCCTTTTCGAGAGCTCCGCCCGGTAAACTCGTATAGTTTTTACTTCTTCAGCTAACTTTCTTTCATCTATTTTCCAATTCATCTATAGGATCCGTCGTATATTTTTTCCTCGTTGTCAAAAACTACGACCAACATTCATCCAAAACTTGTCCTAGTCTTCCGAGGTCTTTTTCAATTTATCTTTAATCTCGGCGATTCTTTTTTCAATAGCTGCCTTTGCCTTACCCTTATCCTCTGCTGCTCTCTTCTCTAAAGCCTTCACCTTAGCTTTGGCCTCTTTTTCCCGCTGTTCCGACCACTGTTTTGCCTGCTCTGCCTTAGCATCCAGCTTCTGATTCAAATCGTCAATCTTGGTTTGAAGCTTGGCTTTATCTTCTGCCAGCGATTTGGCTTGCTCTGCTTTCAACTGAGCAACGTCCGCCTTGATAGCTGCCACTTCCCGAGCATTTTGTTCGTCAACAACATCCCTTCGTTCGATGCGAAATACGGTGCCTCCTAACGCTTCCATTTTGGTATCAACAGGAATTACCCATTCTTCGCTGATTTCTGAAACTATCGCCCATTTGCCAGGTGTTAGTTTGGCAGACACATCATCAAGGAATTCTGCGTTGACTCCTGCTCGACTCATGTCCCAGATGCTCCCCGCAAAGGTTCCCCCAACAGCGCCAACGGCAACGCCGATTGGTCCTCCGAGAAGTCCGATTAGAGCACCGATTGCGGTTCCGCTAACTGTACTGATCGGAAAGTCTTCCCCCATCTGCTTTATGACAACTGTGCCATCATCATTTTTCTCTATTACGGCTTCGGAATAAACGGAAATGCTGCCTTCGAAATCAAGTGTCTTCAATGCTATGGATCCGTCGTATGCTTTTTTCTCGTTGTCAAAAACTACTACCAACATTCTTTCCATTGTTTGTTCTCCCCCTTATGTACTATATTCACTGGATCATTCGCCCCAGTGGTATCTATGCAACATAGCTTTTTTTTGATAGATAGAAACCTACAAGTCCTATCAATAAAATCTTTGCGAAACATTTAGGATATCTACAGAGCCGGTTTACGAGAACGTTTTATACGAGAAAAACCTTTTCTCACTTGATTAAGAATTAGGATGAGGCGCCTGGAAACCACCACGCTTTAAGGCGCCTCTCTCCTAACGAATCCGAGACTGCTGTACCGTACATCCGCCTTGGCCGTACAGCAGATTTCTCTGAATTCCACGACCCGCAACACATACTAAGTCAGTGTTCTTATTTAACCAAACCCGATTTTAATATCGGACAGAGCTTTATTTTTGCTAAGAAACATTTTTTCTACAGGAAGCTTATTTTGGCAAAGCAGGTTATTTTCTTATCACATGCTATTTTCAGATGTCTTTATAATTTCAAGTTCCATCGTTTAATCCCCTAATCTATGTCTTGCAATAAGCGAAGTTCAATTGCCGCACCTTGCAGCCCTTTTAACCCCCCTACAAGCACTTGAAAACTTCAAACATACGATACCATCAAAACAACAAATGAAGCCCTATCAGAGCGATTGTAGGGATCATAAGCTGAAAATCTACTCACTTTCAACGAGTAGCACCCACAGCCCTGCCTGTGGTTTGGTTTGAACTGAGCAGATATGAGAATGTCTCAAGATAATGCGCTATGCTTACGAGGAGGGCGCAGGCAGGGTCTGCGGGTTTCAATAATGTCAATACATCAACCTGAAAGAGAGAGCATTGTAGGGCATTTTAAAGAGAATAGAGCAGGGATTATCAGAAGTTACCCTGCATAACATGAAAAAGAATGTTAGGTGATGAGCCATTTACACTCAATAATTATATAACGGAAAGGTTGGCGATGTGGGAAGGGAGTTAAATGAAGTTATAAAGTTAACTCTGTTAAAACCTTAAAATGATATTGCAATTCTTATTTAATTCAGTATAAATAGAAACAGTCACATAATTTAATATGGTAATGTCTGAAATTACAATCGCTTTAGAGGATGTGCTATAATTGACGCAATCACTACTTGACGTGATATTTGCATCCGAGAAGCGAAAGAACGCTCTGCTATTGCTACAGGATGGTCCAAAGGAGATGGAGTTCCTTCTCAAATCCCTTGACACTACTAGACAGGCATTGCTTCCTCAGATTAGAATACTTGAGAATCATTATCTAATCACACATTTTCATGACGTCTATGAATTAACAACTATTGGAAAGCTGATAGTTGATGAGATGACACCTTTACTAAACACAGTTGAGACTCTTGATAATGATATTGATTACTGGGGTAATCATAGCCTTGATTTTATTCCTTCTCATCTTTTGGGGAGAATAAATGAGCTTGGGAAATGCAAGTTAATTAAACCGCATCTCATAGAAATATATGAAATAAACAAAAAGTTTTATGAAGCAACTCGGAAGTCTAAATCTCATTATATAGTAACTACATTTCTCCACCCTAATTTTCTAGAGTTAACTGCAGATTTGATTAATAACAATGTTAAAATATACTTTATTACTTCGCAAATGCTATTTGATAAACTTTTAGAAGAAAAATATGATGAGTTTTCTTTGATACTTCAAAATAAATTAATCCATGCTTTTGTTTCTTCTAGAGAAATGGATTTTCAGTTTATTGCAATCAATGACTATTATATAATGATGGCCTTATTAAAAACAAGTAAAGAAGTCGATGGTTCATATTTACTATGTAATAGTGAAAAATCCCTCAAGTGGGGAAAGGATTTCTTTGATTACTATTTGAAGGACTCCACACAAATAACTGAAATTTGATTGTTTATTTTTATATTAATTTCAGTTATAATTACAAGTTTTTATAAATGCTATATGGTTAAGCAGACAGCATAATTTTTAGCAGTTCGGTTTTTTGAACTCTATATTCCCTCACAAGCATGCTAAACATAGAACTCGAACCAATCCACTCACCCTAATCGATTCGGTCTACAATCGTCTACAAAGGGTTCAAAAGACGATACATGTCATAGCATAGACATATCGACAAAAGCCCGTCCACAGCCCTGCCTGATAGGTTCAAGGGCTAAAGCTCAACAGGTATCAACGCGATATATTCTTGACCTTTCTGTAGTCTCCAAGTTCAACTATACCCTCCAGAAAAAATATTTGTAATACTTGCTATACATTGTACATATCAAGTATATTGTACACAGAAGGAATAATAATGGCAGACAAGAAAAAATATACCTTCAAAGTCGTTTTTGACCTAACAAAGAGGGGCGATCCCAAGGAAATAATAGACAACCTCCAACTCGATATAAAAGAGCCTCTTGGTGCAGAAATTAGCGCTACTAGTGATAGCAATAAGTTCGCAATAATCTATAGCATGTATGATGTTGCCATGTTCAAAACAGTAAATAGGATATTGCGTTCAAGTATAGTTCTACGCGGCCTCTCATCTAGTTATTACTATATTGTAGATGATGCGGGTGTTGTCGTGGAGTGGGAAAGCTTAGTAAAAAAGCAAGGCATACTTCCAGAGGACATGTTTATCTGGGGCGCTCCAGGTTACACTCCCGAACCTTCTCTCAATGAGGATGTAACACTGACGACAAAAATACCCCGGAGAGATGTCAGACTTATAGACAATATTGTTTTATGGAAAAATAACCATAATAAAAAGAAATATAGTCGCCGAAAATCTCCAATTCAGAAATCATCCTATATACAAGCGGCATTACGGGAAGCAATACTTAAGGACATTTCACAGCTCAATCAGGATAACGAAAAGGAAACCGGCGTAAAACAGACAGATGAAGAGTTTATGCAATTCTTTTTGGATAAAGACTTTGCAGCTGAGTATGGGTGGAAGATGCCTAAAGAACAGAATATTTTATATTCAGTTATTAGCCGGGATTAATGTGATATACTCTTTCCCCAGAGATCCTCCACACGGGTGCCTGCCTGTTCAATCTTCACGACAAGCGTTTCTCACAGCACCATTTTTCAGGTCATAGAAGTTACTTGAGCGAATGCAAAAAACCTACCTAAAGGCCGCTTGAGGTTACTCTGCATTACATAAAAAAGAATGCAGAAGCTGATAAACCATTTAATCTGAATGCGCATGTTCGAGAAAATTTGGAGATGCTGTAGACGATTGTTCTTTCATTTCTTGATTAATTTTATGGCTCTATCTTAGTTATTACTCGAAGTTCCTCTGTAGACTTTTCGTTCAAATCTTTTTCTAATCCCATTGGATTTCTTATCTTTGCTTCTGGATCGTACACGAAGCAAATCAACGTTTTGCAGTCTGGATGTATAGAATACTTTCCTATATCGATAAGCAATTGTTCTCCAATTTCTTTATCGCCCAATTTTGACCTAGTTTTTTTAACTTCAATAATAATTTGTTCGCTTTTTAATAAGAAGTCCATTCTAGAAGACCCTCCAGCATAAGAAGGAGTCCATTCTTCCGCCCTAATGTCATCAAAGTAAAGTTTTAGCAACGCGTGAAGTAAGTCTTGAACATCATATTCATCCTCTATTACAAGAGTTTCTTTATTATTATGTCTAATAAGTAACTGCTTAGCAACAACTGGGAATTTGGATAAAATATTTATTACTTTGTCAAGTGATTCTTCTTGTGCGTTTTGTTTTTCTAAAACCAAATCTTGTTGCAAATCAGTATGAATAAGTGTTGTCTGTTCAAAAAGTCTATCTGCAACAGACCTTAATATCCGAATAAAATCTTCCTGGTTTAGATAAATGAGGTTATCAGCAGAATGATTATAAAAAGATTGTTTATTCCTAAATTCTTTTGAACCAACATTAACGTAGGGTTTATACGGTACTTTTTTCTTTTTATATATGTAATCCTCCAACTCTCGACAACCTTGGTGTACTACTATAAAATTTTTTGTGCCTTGAACGTTTATCCTTCTATAATTCGGAACAGAGTCTACTCTAGTGTAACCTGATTGCTCGCTTTTAGCCCAGAGTATTTCATTTTTCTTACCAATGCTTGAAACTAATAGATTGTATTTTCTTAAAGCTGAATCATATGATGGAACAGTTTCGTCAATAATTGCATCTATAATTGATTTTGCTATTTCAATGGCATCAGTATTTTTTCGATTCATGTTATCTCTTAGAAGGCCACATGCTTATAAAATTAATGCGGTGGGTGTTAAAATTTAAGAATTTTAGTTACACATGATTAATATCTAAACACTATACATGTTTTGTCCAAACCATGAATATAGTTGTGCGAATTTGCTGCAAAACACCGTACACTTTTTTCGTCTTGTATATATCCCCTCCCAAGCATTCAACGTATACGAGTCAAACCTACTTGCGCAATGAATAAAACTGCTCACCCTAACCTGTTCTCTCAAGAATCATCTATAAAGGGCTTAAAAAGCTAGACCTATCAGACTATCAACCATATCAAGAAAGCCCTTCCACAGCCCTGCCTCGCCCCTCAGTGAACAGGTTTGAGTGCTAAGTAACCCTGCAGTTTGATAACCTCGAACTTCTGACCTTTCTCGAAACCCTCAATCTCTACAATATTTTTAGGCAGTGTTATAGAATACTGACCGTTCCTTTCTTGCAGCTTAATTGTCAAAATATCACCTCTTTTTTACATTGCTACAATTAGCAATGATTCTAGCAATATATAAACGCTTTTCAAATCAAAAGTCTGGACAGCACAATAAATCTATACTAACAAACAAGAATAAAAGTAAACAAAACTTAACAGTCTATCTTTATCGTATCTCCATCTTGTATTGACACTCTATCAACTCAATATAGTTTAAAACAAGCCTTGGCTCATCCATTATTCAGGAGGTTATCCACTTTACTTAGGTTTTTTGCTAATACTCGACTCTGGTGGCAAAACAGAACATGTAGCAGGGATGTTGTTAGTTCCTGCCTAACTTGCCCGGAGATTCTTCCGGTTTCAGCTGGATTCATCTCCACACATGATGTTCTTCTTTTATGAATTGAGAGGAACGTTCGAGAGTTGCTGCTCTTCTCTGTAAGTATATATATAAAGCCAATCAATTAAAAATTTTTCGAAAGCTTATTATAGAAAAAGGAATAGAATCACTAAATGAGAAGGAAGTTCCAACTAAGGAGCCTATGTCATGGCTATCAAAACGGCTGCTGTAATCTTTATTAACCAAAGAAACGTTATTCAGCTCTTTGCACTATTTACGATTTTTCTCTTAATAGGTTCAGGTACCTACCCGGCCCTGGCTGCTTCCAGCGACGATGATTTTCTAAATGCTACCTTTACTTCATCATCTATTACACCTTTCGAAGTTTCCGCACTGAATGCTATGGCACAGACAATTGCCTTTGCCAACCAGCGCGACACCGGCATAGATCTTGATTCCCTGCTGACTGCAATAGATGCTGATACAATTGAGGGGAAGGGTGATGGGAGTTCTCCCCTGCTGCTTTCAACAGATTTTTCAGAAATTGACATGGACCCGGCGAAGTATGGTCCGGACACTGACGGCGACGGAATCCCGGACTCTATTGAGCTGATACTTGGGACCGACCCCAATAATCCGGATTCCGATTTTGACGGACTTGACGACCTTTTCGAGATCCAGAACGGCCTGAACCCACTTGAACCGGATTCCAACAACGACGGACTTGCTGATTATTATGAGGTCACAGGTGTCCATCCAGATGTGGACGGTGACGGAATTCCGAATGCCTGGGACCTCGACAACGACAACGATGGTGTTATCGATGCCCTTGACCTTTCACCTTTCTCAAGATCCGTTTTCAGTGATAGT
Encoded proteins:
- a CDS encoding membrane protein encodes the protein MERMLVVVFDNEKKAYDGSIALKTLDFEGSISVYSEAVIEKNDDGTVVIKQMGEDFPISTVSGTAIGALIGLLGGPIGVAVGAVGGTFAGSIWDMSRAGVNAEFLDDVSAKLTPGKWAIVSEISEEWVIPVDTKMEALGGTVFRIERRDVVDEQNAREVAAIKADVAQLKAEQAKSLAEDKAKLQTKIDDLNQKLDAKAEQAKQWSEQREKEAKAKVKALEKRAAEDKGKAKAAIEKRIAEIKDKLKKTSED
- a CDS encoding ymh, putative; protein product: MGAALAVNGCLKLNKQESETERNEQEGLMHLCTGLMKAIRNPHGHEPELYWKMSREDALDVLSLINYLYIKVEATCCYKK
- a CDS encoding myosin-cross-reactive antigen family protein produces the protein MFEANHVCMYNLLSFIPSMDDPTKKIKQDTLEFTAAYPWNNKARLVANGKILNFHSYGFNPKDELELLALTSKPEILGEITKAL